The region GAGGTCAGGCGGAGCGGCGGGTGAAGATGCTCCGGAAGAGGAACGCCGCGACGTAGGCGCCGAACGAGAAGCCGATCGTCGCGACCACGAAGAGGAACGGCGGGAAGACGATGCCGAGACTCACGACCGTGATCGGAAGGAGGAGTATCCCGAGGGTGCGCACCGGCTCGGCGAACGGCAGCAGCAGTGCGTTCTTCACGGTCTGGCGCATCGTGTTGCGGTAGCGGGCGATGAGCGCACACGCGTGGAGGAAGACCGCGAAGACGTAGATCGCCGCGAGGAACGCGAGGACGGATGCGGCGCCCGCGAGCGGGCTCGGGTGCGACATCCAGAACACCCCGCTGAAGGCGAGCACGACGGCCGGCACGAGGAGCGCAGTCGCGGCGAATCCCCGGACGAAGTTCTCGCGCAGCGCGGGGAAGAAGTCGGCGAGCGGGCGGCCGCGCTCGTCGTCGGAGTAGTGCAGCATCACCTGGAACAGCGCGCTCGTGGCCGACCCGATCGTGACGAGCGGCAGGCACAGCACCAGATACACGACGTTGAGGGCGATGAAGGCGAGGAACCCGGTCACACCCGAGGCGATGCGTCCCTCTGGATCGGTGCGCATCGGCGTCACGGCTTCGTCGCGCTCGCCAGGTGAGGGGGCAGCAGCCGCACGGCCTGACGCGGAGAGCCTGCGAGCATCTCGCACAGCATGTCGGTGGCCGCCGCCCCGATCGCCTCGGCCGGCACCGAGATGCTGTCGGCGAGCCCGGGCACGGTGGCCGCCACGTCTTCGGGGCACAGGGCGACCGTGTCGAAGCGGTCGCCGCCGTGCACCGCGAGCCGCGCCGCCGCATGGGGGAGCGCTCCTTCGTTGTGCACGAGGAATCCGGTGGCCGACGGATGCTCCGACACGACCCGGTCGACGGTCTGCGCCGCCTCGGGAGTGCTCGGACAGGGGTGGATGGTTCCCGACACGTCGTTCGCCTCGCAGGCGGCGAGGAAGCCGCGGGCCAGGCGGTCGGCGTACGAGGTGTGCCGCGCCATGACCTCGGGCGGCGAGCCGATGAGCGCGAGGTCGCGGTGGCCGAGCGCGACGAGGCGGTCGACGGCGAGCCAGCCCGCGGCTTCGAAGTCGAAGTCGACGCAGGGCAGCGCTCGCCTGCCGGCGGGGAGGCCGATGAGCACGCTGGGGTGCGGCAGGTCGGTGAGCGTGGCGATGCGGGGATCGTCGCTCTCGACGTCCATCACGAGGAGCGCGTCGACCATCGATCCGCGTGCGGCGCGCTGGAGCGCCTTGGCGTCGTCGCTCGCCAGGAGCAGGATGTCGTAGCCCTGGGTGCGCGCCCGGGTGACGACGCCCGTGACGACCTGCATGATGACGTGCACGTCGACTCCGGAGCGCAGCGGCGCCTGCAGCCCGATGACGTTCGTCGCCCGCGATGCGAGCGAACGGGCGCCGGCGTGCGGGCTGAAGCCGAGGGCGTCGATGGCGCTCTCGACCCGATCGCGCGTCTCCTGCGAGATGGTGCGCTTGCCGCTCATCACGTACGAGACGGTGGAGATCGAGACCCCAGCCTTCTGGGCGACATCCGCGATCGTCACCATGTGGTTCCCCTTCCGCCGGTCCCCGTGGTCACGCCGAGCGTGAGCACGCACGTGCCCCGGGCGTCGCGCGGACCGGTCTCCGCCATTCTCGCGTGCATCGGAGAGTGCCGTCGATCGTGCGCCGCGCGCCGCTGCGTGGACATCGTCACAGGGGTAGTATATGGTCTCCGTTGTTGAAGCGCTTCGAGGATGTTGCGAGAGAGTTCGGGAATCAATGTCGATCACACGTCCTGCCGTCTCCGGCGCCGACGCGTTCACGGCGCTCACCGACGATCTCGGCATCTGCTTCGGGGGCGACTACAACCCCGAGCAGTGGCCGCGCGAGACGTGGATCGAGGATGCTGCGCTCATGGAGCGCGCCGGCGTCAACCTCGTCACGGTCGGGGTCTTCAGCTGGTCGACGATCGAGCCGACGCCCGGCGAGCGCACCTGGGACTGGCTCGACGAAGTGCTCGATCTTCTGCATGATCACGGCATCGCGGTGGACCTCGCGACCCCGGTCGCCTCGCCGCCGCCGTGGCTCGGCGTGCTGCATCCCGAGACCCTTCCGGTCGACCGCGACGGGGTGCGCCTGGTCGCCGGATCCCGCAACCAGTTCGCCCCCGCCTCGCGGGCGTATCGCGACGCCGCGCGCGCCGTCACAGCCGACCTCGCCGCTCGTTACGCGGCCCACCCGGCGGTGCGGATGTGGCACGTCGGCAACGAATACGGGCAGCTCGACTTCGGCGACGAGGCGGCCCGCGGGTTCCGCTCCTGGCTCCGCGATCGCTACGTGACTGTCGAAGCGCTCCACCAGGCGTGGGGCACGTCGGTGTGGTCGCAGCGCTACCGGGACTTCGACGAGATCCTGCCGCCGCGACGCACGCCGTATCTGGTGAACCCGGGGCAGGCGCTCGACTTCCGCCGCTACACCTCCGACGAGCTGCTGGAGTGCTACGTCGAGCTGCGCGACGTCATCCGCGATGCGGGGGCGACCCAGCCGATCACGACGAACTTCATGGGCTTTTTCGCCCACGCCGACTACCACCGGTGGGCCGGCGAGGTCGATGTGATCGCCGACGACCAGTACGTCGACCACGCGTCACCGAACGCCCCGGCCGACATCGCGCTGGTGCAGGACCTGATGCGGTCACTCGGGGGCGGTCGTCCGTGGGTGCTCATGGAGCAGGCCGTGAGCGCGACGTCGTGGCGGGCGCACAACCTGCCGAAGACCCCGGCACGCCTGCGGCTGGACTCGCTGCAGGCCGTGGCCCGCGGCGCCGACGCGGTGTGCTTCTTCCAGTGGCGGCAGGCTGCCGCCGGCGCGGAGCGCTTCCACTCGGCGATGCTGCCGCACGCCGGCGCCGATACCGAGGTGTTCGCGGGGGTGACGCGACTGGGGGGCGATCTGGCCCGGCTGCGCGCCGTGACGGGCACGACCGTCGAGGCATCCGTCGCGATCCTCTTCGATTGGCCGTCGTGGTGGGCGGGCGAGGAGACCGCGCGCCCGACCGAGCGGCACGAGACCCTCGCCGAGGTGGCGCGGTGGCACCGCGACCTGTGGCGCCGCGGGGTCGCGGCAGACGTCGT is a window of Microbacterium terrae DNA encoding:
- a CDS encoding YesL family protein — translated: MRTDPEGRIASGVTGFLAFIALNVVYLVLCLPLVTIGSATSALFQVMLHYSDDERGRPLADFFPALRENFVRGFAATALLVPAVVLAFSGVFWMSHPSPLAGAASVLAFLAAIYVFAVFLHACALIARYRNTMRQTVKNALLLPFAEPVRTLGILLLPITVVSLGIVFPPFLFVVATIGFSFGAYVAAFLFRSIFTRRSA
- a CDS encoding LacI family DNA-binding transcriptional regulator, with the translated sequence MPRSSVSAVNASAPETAGRVIDIDSRTLSQHPRSASTTETIYYPCDDVHAAARGARSTALSDARENGGDRSARRPGHVRAHARRDHGDRRKGNHMVTIADVAQKAGVSISTVSYVMSGKRTISQETRDRVESAIDALGFSPHAGARSLASRATNVIGLQAPLRSGVDVHVIMQVVTGVVTRARTQGYDILLLASDDAKALQRAARGSMVDALLVMDVESDDPRIATLTDLPHPSVLIGLPAGRRALPCVDFDFEAAGWLAVDRLVALGHRDLALIGSPPEVMARHTSYADRLARGFLAACEANDVSGTIHPCPSTPEAAQTVDRVVSEHPSATGFLVHNEGALPHAAARLAVHGGDRFDTVALCPEDVAATVPGLADSISVPAEAIGAAATDMLCEMLAGSPRQAVRLLPPHLASATKP
- a CDS encoding beta-galactosidase, with product MSITRPAVSGADAFTALTDDLGICFGGDYNPEQWPRETWIEDAALMERAGVNLVTVGVFSWSTIEPTPGERTWDWLDEVLDLLHDHGIAVDLATPVASPPPWLGVLHPETLPVDRDGVRLVAGSRNQFAPASRAYRDAARAVTADLAARYAAHPAVRMWHVGNEYGQLDFGDEAARGFRSWLRDRYVTVEALHQAWGTSVWSQRYRDFDEILPPRRTPYLVNPGQALDFRRYTSDELLECYVELRDVIRDAGATQPITTNFMGFFAHADYHRWAGEVDVIADDQYVDHASPNAPADIALVQDLMRSLGGGRPWVLMEQAVSATSWRAHNLPKTPARLRLDSLQAVARGADAVCFFQWRQAAAGAERFHSAMLPHAGADTEVFAGVTRLGGDLARLRAVTGTTVEASVAILFDWPSWWAGEETARPTERHETLAEVARWHRDLWRRGVAADVVRPGSDLSGYRVVLVPHSYILEPDAAATLARAVAGGAQLVVGAFSGVADEHGRILQGRSPVLLRDLLGVSGEEWVALPDAGVQLRAEPAATTDAAATTDAAATTDAAATTDAAPTTDAAPAPASPPATDASAGSASILGERLRADGAEVLARFAAGHLADAPAITRRRTDAGTVWYLGAVVSDDALAAVLGDALAAGDVQGALGAASVPLGVEAVRRGDALFLLNHGDVPARLDLPSATTDLLTGRDIGPAATLGPAEALVLIERHAQ